The Longimicrobium sp. genome window below encodes:
- a CDS encoding acylphosphatase yields the protein MIEAGSRVTGRVQGVGFRWWTRSLANRLGVSGTVRNLPDGAVVVHARASEARLDELRAQLAKGPPGALVDAVEPLPFSGDGFRDGEFAIIR from the coding sequence ATGATCGAGGCCGGCTCTCGCGTGACCGGCCGGGTGCAGGGAGTGGGGTTCCGCTGGTGGACCCGCTCCCTCGCCAACCGGCTGGGTGTTTCCGGCACCGTCCGCAACTTGCCGGACGGTGCCGTCGTCGTCCACGCCCGTGCTTCCGAGGCGCGGCTGGATGAGTTGCGGGCGCAACTGGCGAAGGGCCCGCCCGGCGCCCTCGTCGACGCGGTGGAACCACTTCCATTCTCAGGGGATGGCTTCCGCGACGGTGAGTTCGCCATCATCCGCTGA